One Phaseolus vulgaris cultivar G19833 chromosome 2, P. vulgaris v2.0, whole genome shotgun sequence DNA window includes the following coding sequences:
- the LOC137812013 gene encoding protein RTF1 homolog, with protein sequence MADLENLLLEAAGRTGTSGRNRHSLPPSRRRHDGAYSDGGSDSRDDDSDDELNYASRKPSGSQVPLKKRLDPSERDDDLGSQEEADDDDGHSDHDGDSSDESNIGDDLYKDEDDRRKLSEMTELQREMILSDRATKKDDKNLLGKIASKREKGKVSVPRKQSPPMSSSRMRASARSADRSAKNDALNELRAKRLKQQDPEAHRKLREASRNAGPRHFSPPKRKPFTSTSLSSSSHSESESRSHSDDEGSTGDGGIGDSDDDRALTGSEGPSFQDIKEITIRRSKLAKWFMEPFFEELIVGCFVRVGIGRSKTGPIYRLCMVKNVDASEPDRQYKLENKTTYKYLNVVWGNESSAARWQMAMVSDSAPLEEEFKQWVKEVDRSGGRMPTKQDVLEKKQAIQKAITFVYSAATVKQMLQEKKSASTRPLNVAAEKDRLRRELEIAQSKHDEAEVDRIKARLQELEASRHAKQKDAKALKLAEMNRKNRFENFKNASELKPVNTGLKAGEAGYDPFSRRWTRSRNYYTGEKAAAGNNSVNGIVAGPGTNSTGAPVTAEAGLVATAAALEAAADAGKLVDTSAPVDQGTESNMLHNFELPISLALLQKYGGAQGAQAGFMARKQRIESTVGFRVLENDGRRHSLTLSVSDYKRRRGLL encoded by the coding sequence ATGGCCGATTTGGAGAATTTACTTTTGGAGGCTGCAGGGAGAACTGGCACATCTGGGAGAAATCGCCATTCTCTTCCGCCTTCAAGGAGACGACATGATGGAGCTTATTCAGATGGTGGGAGTGATTCTAGGGATGATGATTCAGATGATGAGCTCAATTATGCAAGCAGAAAGCCATCTGGATCACAAGTTCCTCTAAAGAAAAGGTTAGATCCATCAGAAAGAGATGATGATTTAGGCAGTCAGGAAGAAGCAGACGATGATGATGGTCACAGTGATCATGATGGCGATAGCAGTGATGAATCAAATATTGGTGATGATCTCTACAAGGATGAGGATGACAGGCGGAAGCTTTCTGAGATGACTGAACTTCAAAGGGAGATGATTTTGTCGGATAGAGCTACAAAAAAGgatgataaaaatttattgggGAAAATAGCATCTAAGCGTGAGAAAGGAAAGGTATCAGTGCCCAGAAAACAGTCTCCACCTATGTCGTCATCGCGAATGCGTGCATCAGCCAGATCTGCTGACAGGTCAGCCAAGAATGATGCACTAAATGAATTGCGTGCAAAGCGATTGAAGCAACAAGATCCAGAAGCTCACCGGAAACTGAGAGAGGCATCAAGAAATGCAGGGCCCCGGCATTTTTCTCCTCCAAAGCGCAAACCATTCACGTCAACTAGTCTCAGTAGTTCAAGTCATAGTGAGAGTGAAAGTAGGTCCCACAGCGATGATGAAGGATCAACTGGGGATGGAGGAATTGGTGACAGTGATGATGACAGGGCATTAACTGGGTCTGAGGGTCCTTCATTTCAGGATATAAAGGAAATAACTATCCGTAGATCAAAACTTGCCAAATGGTTTATGGAGCCTTTCTTTGAGGAGTTAATAGTTGGTTGCTTTGTAAGAGTGGGAATTGGTAGATCAAAAACTGGACCTATCTACCGACTCTGCATGGTGAAAAATGTTGATGCTTCAGAACCTGATCGACAGTATAAATTGGAAAATAAAACTACATACAAGTATTTGAATGTTGTTTGGGGAAATGAAAGTTCTGCTGCTAGGTGGCAAATGGCTATGGTTAGTGACTCTGCACCACTTGAAGAGGAGTTCAAACAGTGGGTTAAGGAAGTAGATCGCAGTGGTGGAAGGATGCCCACTAAACAAGACGTGTTAGAAAAAAAACAAGCTATACAAAAAGCCATAACATTTGTCTACTCAGCGGCTACTGTGAAGCAGATGTTACAAGAAAAAAAGTCTGCCTCAACAAGGCCACTAAATGTTGCTGCTGAGAAGGATCGGCTGAGGAGGGAATTGGAAATAGCACAAAGTAAGCATGATGAGGCAGAAGTGGATAGGATCAAGGCAAGACTGCAAGAATTAGAGGCATCCAGACATGCAAAGCAGAAGGATGCCAAGGCATTGAAGCTGGCTGAGATGAATAGAAAAAACAGGTTTGAGAACTTCAAGAATGCCTCTGAATTGAAGCCAGTGAATACTGGTTTGAAAGCTGGGGAGGCAGGTTATGATCCATTTTCAAGGAGATGGACTAGATCAAGGAATTATTATACTGGTGAAAAGGCTGCAGCTGGAAATAATAGTGTCAATGGCATTGTGGCTGGACCTGGCACCAATTCAACAGGAGCGCCAGTTACAGCGGAGGCTGGCCTGGTGGCTACTGCTGCTGCCTTGGAAGCTGCTGCTGACGCTGGGAAGTTGGTGGATACAAGTGCTCCTGTGGATCAGGGAACAGAGTCAAATATGCTGCACAATTTTGAGCTTCCAATTTCGTTAGCATTACTTCAAAAATATGGTGGGGCCCAAGGAGCTCAGGCAGGATTTATGGCAAGAAAACAAAGGATAGAATCAACAGTTGGATTTAGAGTATTGGAAAATGATGGCAGGAGGCATTCCCTGACGCTGTCAGTCAGTGATTACAAAAGAAGAAGGGGGCTTCTTTGA